In one Shinella sp. PSBB067 genomic region, the following are encoded:
- a CDS encoding 4'-phosphopantetheinyl transferase, which yields MSSSAAETALLAQMSRLAPPGVRLGCRLIRQGDEALLLPEEAAVLPARRPAARRASGTARALARDLLAADGMGCMGIGRSPAGAPLWPDGFAGSLAHDAEMAVAAIARTADIPSLGIDVEPAEPLPDEIAPLVVMPADVLAGVDPRLATRLLFSAKEAVYKAAYPLDGKVLGYEDISVDLARGEALVANGRRMRLSACLLPRIVVLAVATTAQPILGVSRRRPA from the coding sequence ATGAGCAGCAGCGCGGCCGAGACCGCGCTGCTGGCGCAGATGAGCCGGCTGGCCCCGCCGGGGGTCCGGCTCGGCTGCCGCCTTATCCGGCAGGGCGACGAAGCCCTGCTCCTGCCCGAAGAGGCCGCCGTCCTCCCGGCGCGCCGCCCGGCGGCCCGGCGCGCGAGCGGCACCGCCCGCGCGCTTGCACGCGATTTACTGGCCGCGGACGGGATGGGCTGCATGGGAATTGGACGCTCCCCCGCAGGCGCGCCCCTCTGGCCGGACGGCTTTGCCGGCTCGCTCGCCCATGACGCCGAGATGGCCGTCGCCGCCATCGCTCGCACGGCCGACATTCCATCGCTCGGCATCGATGTGGAGCCGGCCGAGCCGCTGCCGGACGAGATCGCCCCCCTCGTGGTGATGCCAGCGGACGTTCTCGCGGGCGTCGATCCTCGTCTGGCGACGCGGCTTCTCTTCAGCGCGAAGGAGGCCGTCTACAAGGCCGCCTATCCGCTGGACGGGAAGGTGCTCGGCTACGAAGACATCAGCGTCGATCTCGCGCGCGGCGAGGCCCTCGTTGCGAACGGCCGCCGGATGCGGCTGTCCGCCTGCCTGCTCCCCCGCATCGTCGTCCTCGCCGTCGCGACGACTGCTCAGCCTATCCTGGGCGTCAGCCGGCGGCGGCCAGCCTGA
- a CDS encoding ABC transporter ATP-binding protein codes for MTAPLLQVDDLHVRFPISGGGLFGAGKRMLHAVNGISFELAKGECLSIVGESGCGKSTTALSILGLQEPTEGAIRYRGQPLAGAGAPGRMQRAKAVQMVFQDPYASLNPRQSVRTSLAAPLKLHGITASSEIEGRIEAMMKNVGLTPEQARRYPHEFSGGQRQRIGIARALILEPEIVVLDEPISALDVSIRAQIINLLLDLQEKLGLSYLMISHDLSVVEHMSDRVLVMYFGQVVEEGGWREIFENPTHPYTRRLIAAIPDPDAALNPAAGLGSLPDSPLIKGRGFVTDGSIAPDVFTAPLSSELVEIAPQHRVRLAAAG; via the coding sequence ATGACCGCCCCGCTCCTTCAGGTGGACGACCTGCATGTGCGCTTCCCGATTTCCGGCGGGGGGCTTTTCGGCGCCGGCAAGCGCATGCTGCACGCCGTCAACGGCATCAGCTTCGAGCTGGCCAAGGGCGAGTGCCTGTCCATCGTCGGCGAATCCGGCTGCGGCAAGTCGACGACCGCGCTTTCCATCCTCGGCCTGCAGGAGCCGACGGAAGGGGCGATCCGCTATCGCGGCCAGCCGCTCGCCGGTGCCGGCGCACCGGGCCGTATGCAGCGCGCGAAAGCCGTGCAGATGGTCTTCCAGGACCCCTATGCCTCGCTCAATCCGCGCCAGTCCGTGCGCACCTCGCTCGCCGCGCCGCTGAAGCTGCACGGCATCACGGCATCCTCGGAAATCGAGGGCCGCATAGAGGCCATGATGAAGAATGTCGGCCTGACGCCCGAGCAGGCGCGCCGTTACCCGCATGAATTTTCCGGCGGCCAGCGCCAGCGCATCGGCATCGCCCGCGCGCTCATCCTCGAACCGGAGATCGTCGTGCTGGACGAGCCGATCTCGGCGCTGGACGTGTCGATCCGCGCGCAGATCATCAACCTCCTGCTCGACCTGCAGGAAAAGCTCGGCCTCTCCTACCTCATGATCAGCCACGACCTCAGCGTGGTCGAGCATATGAGCGACCGGGTGCTGGTGATGTATTTCGGGCAGGTCGTGGAGGAGGGCGGCTGGCGGGAGATATTCGAGAACCCGACGCATCCCTATACCCGCCGCCTGATCGCCGCCATACCAGACCCGGATGCCGCCCTGAACCCTGCTGCGGGATTGGGCAGCCTCCCCGATTCGCCGCTGATCAAGGGTCGCGGCTTCGTGACGGACGGCAGCATCGCGCCGGATGTCTTTACGGCGCCGCTGTCATCCGAACTGGTCGAGATCGCCCCGCAGCACCGCGTCAGGCTGGCCGCCGCCGGCTGA
- a CDS encoding ABC transporter substrate-binding protein: MLKRLTLAAMLGLGVATGALAAGERSGGTLVFTAPYGSSFATLDVQASPNTQEEFITQAIHRALYSWDSIQNKPVLELADSEEVSEDGTTHTYHLRKNAVFHNGKPLTADDIIYSYKRIANPKNAFPGASFIANIKGADDYIAGKAEEISGLKKIDDNTLEITYTGPINPGFPLMQNTTVIYPSNVEDEASFGKNPVGLGAFVFKEHVPGSQVVVEKFDKYYEEGKPYLDRINIVLMAEDAARDVAFRNKEIDVSILGPTQYQAYQGEETLKDNLLEVAEVYTRNIGFNPAFEPFKDKRVRQAINHAINAPLIIERLVKNKAYPASGWLPISSPAFDKDKAPYAFDPEKAKALLAEAGYADGFEFEVTASPNESWGVPIVEAILPMLKKVGITVKPKPVESSALGEAVTTNNFQAFIWSNLSGPDPLNALRCYHSKTAQSACNYTSYASPEFDKLYDAAQQERDPAKQNDLLRQANNIVQDDAPVWFFNYNKAVMAYQPWIHGLVPNATELAVQPYDEIWIDETAPDSRK, encoded by the coding sequence ATGCTGAAAAGACTGACACTGGCCGCAATGCTCGGCCTCGGGGTGGCTACCGGGGCGCTGGCTGCGGGTGAACGTTCCGGCGGAACGCTCGTCTTCACCGCACCCTATGGATCGAGCTTCGCGACGCTCGACGTGCAGGCAAGCCCGAACACGCAGGAAGAATTCATCACCCAGGCCATCCACCGCGCGCTCTACAGCTGGGACTCGATCCAGAACAAGCCGGTGCTGGAACTCGCCGATTCCGAAGAGGTCTCCGAGGACGGCACGACCCACACCTACCACCTGCGCAAGAACGCCGTCTTCCACAACGGCAAGCCACTGACGGCCGACGACATCATCTACAGCTACAAGCGCATCGCCAATCCGAAGAACGCCTTCCCGGGCGCAAGCTTCATCGCCAATATCAAGGGCGCGGACGACTATATCGCCGGCAAGGCCGAGGAGATTTCCGGCCTGAAGAAGATCGACGACAACACGCTGGAGATCACCTATACCGGCCCGATCAATCCGGGCTTCCCGCTGATGCAGAACACGACGGTCATCTATCCGTCGAATGTCGAGGACGAAGCCTCCTTCGGCAAGAACCCCGTCGGCCTCGGCGCCTTCGTCTTCAAGGAGCATGTGCCGGGCTCGCAGGTCGTCGTCGAGAAGTTCGACAAGTACTACGAGGAAGGCAAGCCCTATCTCGACCGCATCAACATCGTGCTGATGGCCGAGGACGCCGCGCGCGACGTCGCCTTCCGCAACAAGGAAATCGACGTCTCGATCCTCGGACCCACCCAGTACCAAGCCTATCAGGGCGAAGAAACGCTGAAGGATAACCTGCTTGAGGTCGCTGAGGTCTATACCCGCAATATCGGCTTCAACCCGGCCTTCGAGCCCTTCAAGGACAAGCGCGTCCGCCAGGCGATCAACCATGCCATCAACGCGCCGCTGATCATCGAGCGCCTCGTCAAGAACAAGGCCTATCCGGCCTCCGGCTGGCTGCCGATCTCCTCGCCGGCCTTCGACAAGGACAAGGCGCCCTACGCCTTTGATCCGGAAAAGGCCAAGGCCCTTTTGGCGGAAGCCGGCTATGCCGACGGCTTCGAGTTCGAGGTCACGGCAAGCCCGAACGAAAGCTGGGGCGTGCCGATCGTCGAGGCGATCCTTCCGATGCTGAAGAAGGTCGGCATCACCGTGAAGCCGAAGCCGGTCGAAAGCTCCGCGCTCGGCGAGGCGGTGACGACGAACAACTTCCAGGCCTTTATCTGGTCGAACCTGTCCGGCCCCGACCCGCTGAACGCGCTGCGCTGCTACCATTCCAAGACGGCGCAGTCGGCCTGCAACTATACGAGCTATGCGAGCCCAGAGTTCGACAAGCTCTACGATGCGGCCCAGCAGGAGCGTGACCCGGCCAAGCAAAACGATCTTCTGCGCCAGGCCAACAACATCGTGCAGGACGACGCGCCGGTCTGGTTCTTCAACTACAACAAGGCCGTCATGGCCTACCAGCCGTGGATCCACGGCCTCGTTCCGAATGCGACGGAACTGGCGGTCCAGCCCTATGACGAAATCTGGATCGACGAGACCGCGCCGGACTCGCGCAAATAA
- a CDS encoding ABC transporter permease — protein MLRFTLRRILQVIPTVVVVALLIFVIFSVVPGTFAASLFADGKRAADPQMIARLNEEFGLNKPVVERFVTYVTDLARFDLGTSFRTRQPVIDLINDRMWASLQLAIAAMAFALVVGVPLGFLAALRPGSVLDTVTMVGAVSGLSMPQFWLGLLLMYLFALQLNWLPSFGYGDGSFRNLILPAVTLGVTPLALLARTTRAGVLDVLNADFIRTAHSKGMSEMKVVRWHVARNALVLIVTTVGLQFGSLIGQAVVIEKLFAWPGIGSLLVDSVAIRDIPVVQGTILVIVLWFLVINTAVDLIYAAIDPRIKQE, from the coding sequence ATGCTACGCTTCACCCTGCGCCGCATCCTGCAGGTCATCCCCACGGTCGTCGTGGTGGCGCTGCTCATCTTCGTCATCTTCTCCGTGGTGCCCGGCACCTTTGCGGCGAGCCTCTTCGCCGACGGCAAGCGTGCCGCCGACCCGCAGATGATCGCCCGCCTCAACGAGGAGTTCGGGCTGAACAAGCCGGTCGTCGAGCGCTTCGTGACCTATGTCACCGACCTTGCGCGTTTCGACCTCGGCACCTCTTTCCGCACCCGCCAGCCGGTGATCGACCTCATCAACGACCGCATGTGGGCCTCGCTGCAACTGGCGATCGCCGCCATGGCCTTCGCCCTCGTCGTCGGCGTGCCGCTCGGCTTCCTCGCGGCGCTCCGGCCGGGCTCGGTGCTCGATACGGTGACAATGGTCGGGGCGGTCTCGGGGCTTTCCATGCCGCAGTTCTGGCTGGGCCTGCTGCTGATGTACCTCTTCGCCCTGCAACTGAACTGGCTGCCGAGTTTCGGCTACGGCGACGGATCGTTCCGCAACCTGATCCTGCCCGCCGTCACGCTCGGCGTGACGCCGCTGGCGCTTCTCGCGCGCACCACGCGGGCGGGCGTGCTCGACGTGCTCAATGCCGATTTCATCCGCACCGCCCATTCCAAGGGCATGAGCGAGATGAAGGTGGTGCGCTGGCATGTGGCGCGCAACGCGCTGGTGCTGATCGTCACGACGGTCGGCCTGCAGTTCGGCTCGCTGATCGGCCAGGCCGTCGTCATCGAGAAGCTCTTCGCCTGGCCGGGCATCGGCTCGCTGCTGGTCGACAGCGTGGCGATCCGCGACATTCCCGTGGTGCAGGGCACGATCCTCGTCATCGTGCTGTGGTTCCTCGTCATCAACACCGCCGTCGATCTGATCTATGCCGCGATCGATCCGCGCATCAAGCAGGAGTGA
- a CDS encoding ABC transporter ATP-binding protein, translating into MTQPLLDIRDLQLGVALGRSVSHPLLKGVSFQIMPGEAYGLVGESGSGKSVTSLAVMGLLKKPLAVSGGEILFKGQNLLALSKREMRRLRGNRIAMIFQEPMTALNPLSTVGRQIAEMFVLHQGKGWDEAQKLAVEALASVRVPNPDRRAKNYPHQMSGGLRQRVMIAMALACNPDLLIADEPTTALDVTVQAEVLRLIKELCAERGTAVLFISHDLGVIASICQRVGVMYSGCLVEENETRALFENPRHEYTRGLLGALPRLGSRSQHGRQRLVDIDSIIADRSRLTETRFIAPRGAERSQP; encoded by the coding sequence ATGACCCAGCCGCTGCTCGACATCAGGGACCTGCAGCTCGGCGTCGCGCTCGGCCGTTCGGTTTCCCATCCGCTCCTCAAGGGCGTCTCCTTCCAGATCATGCCGGGCGAGGCCTACGGGCTCGTCGGGGAATCCGGCTCGGGCAAGTCGGTGACGTCGCTCGCCGTCATGGGGCTCCTGAAGAAACCGCTCGCCGTTTCCGGCGGCGAGATCCTGTTCAAGGGGCAGAACCTGCTTGCCCTCTCGAAACGCGAGATGCGGCGCCTTCGCGGCAACCGCATCGCCATGATCTTCCAGGAGCCAATGACGGCGCTGAACCCGCTTTCCACCGTCGGCCGGCAGATCGCGGAAATGTTCGTGCTGCATCAGGGCAAGGGCTGGGACGAGGCGCAGAAACTTGCGGTCGAGGCGCTCGCCAGCGTGCGCGTGCCCAATCCCGACCGGCGGGCGAAAAACTATCCGCACCAGATGTCGGGTGGCCTTCGCCAGCGCGTGATGATCGCCATGGCGCTCGCCTGCAACCCGGACCTCCTGATCGCCGACGAGCCGACCACCGCGCTCGACGTCACCGTGCAGGCCGAGGTGCTGCGCCTCATCAAGGAGCTCTGCGCCGAGCGCGGCACGGCCGTGCTCTTCATCAGCCACGACCTCGGCGTCATCGCCAGCATCTGCCAGCGCGTCGGCGTCATGTATTCGGGGTGCCTCGTGGAGGAGAACGAGACGCGGGCGCTCTTCGAGAATCCGCGGCACGAATATACCCGCGGCCTCCTCGGCGCCCTGCCGCGCCTCGGCAGCCGCAGCCAGCACGGCCGTCAGCGGCTGGTCGATATCGACAGCATCATCGCCGACCGTTCCAGGCTGACCGAGACCCGCTTCATCGCGCCGCGCGGCGCGGAAAGGAGCCAGCCATGA
- a CDS encoding amidohydrolase: MAFGIEADLILVNGRIWRGRAEGISEALAVWQGKVLATGSNADILGLKGPSTEIIDLEGRFASPGLIDNHLHLIATGIAMGHVDATPAAAPTLAALMARISERAAATPKGAWVRGRGYDQVKLDTGRHPTREDLDRAAPDHPVLLTRACGHVSIANSRALDLAGITEATPVPDGGVIGLTDGRLNGLLAENAQNLVKAAMPEATTEELIDGIERGGRHLLSFGITSCMDAAVGHVAGFAEIQAYEMAKLAGRLPVRVWLTLLGDPGVSIVEDCWRAGLLSGKGDDMLRVGGVKVFLDGSAGGRTAWMTKPYEGEPDNIGVQMLPDDVVYAAVKDYHDRGYQMVCHAIGDGAIEQLITAYEKALAGNPDPDRRHRIEHCGFSTPEQHARMKAAGILPAPQMAFIHDFGDSYIAVLGEERGLPSYPIGTWMRLGLKPSTGSDSPVCSPDPFPNLHAMVTRQTGKGTVMEASETLSREEALQAYTEYGAYSQKAEGVKGRLVPGQWADIAVFDNDLLEAPTETILSGTRCLLTLLAGRVVHDAR; the protein is encoded by the coding sequence ATGGCATTCGGAATTGAAGCTGACCTTATCCTGGTGAATGGCCGCATCTGGCGCGGCCGCGCGGAGGGCATCAGCGAAGCCCTTGCCGTCTGGCAGGGAAAGGTTCTTGCAACCGGCAGCAATGCCGACATCCTGGGCCTCAAGGGCCCCTCGACCGAGATTATCGATCTCGAAGGCCGCTTTGCGAGCCCCGGCCTCATCGACAACCACCTGCATCTCATCGCCACCGGCATCGCCATGGGCCATGTGGATGCGACGCCTGCCGCCGCGCCGACGCTCGCCGCCCTCATGGCACGGATTTCCGAGCGTGCGGCGGCAACGCCGAAGGGCGCCTGGGTGCGCGGCCGCGGCTACGACCAGGTCAAGCTGGATACCGGCCGCCACCCGACGCGCGAGGATCTCGACCGCGCCGCGCCGGATCATCCGGTCCTTCTGACGCGGGCCTGCGGCCATGTCTCCATCGCCAATTCCCGCGCGCTTGACCTTGCCGGCATCACCGAGGCGACGCCGGTGCCGGACGGCGGCGTGATCGGCCTCACCGACGGCAGGCTGAACGGCCTGCTTGCGGAAAACGCCCAGAACCTCGTCAAGGCGGCAATGCCCGAGGCGACGACCGAGGAGCTGATCGACGGGATCGAGCGCGGCGGCAGGCATCTTCTTTCGTTCGGCATCACGAGCTGCATGGACGCGGCGGTCGGCCATGTCGCCGGCTTTGCCGAAATCCAGGCCTATGAGATGGCCAAGCTCGCCGGCCGCCTGCCGGTGCGTGTCTGGCTGACGCTGCTCGGCGATCCCGGCGTCTCCATCGTCGAGGATTGCTGGCGCGCCGGGCTGCTTTCGGGCAAGGGCGACGACATGCTGCGGGTCGGCGGCGTCAAGGTCTTCCTCGACGGTTCGGCCGGCGGGCGCACGGCCTGGATGACGAAGCCCTATGAGGGCGAGCCGGACAATATCGGCGTGCAGATGCTGCCCGACGACGTGGTTTATGCCGCCGTCAAGGACTATCACGACCGGGGCTACCAGATGGTCTGCCACGCCATCGGCGACGGGGCGATCGAGCAGCTTATCACCGCCTACGAGAAGGCGCTGGCCGGCAATCCCGACCCGGATCGCCGCCACCGCATCGAGCATTGCGGCTTTTCCACGCCTGAGCAGCATGCGCGCATGAAGGCGGCGGGCATCCTGCCGGCGCCGCAGATGGCCTTCATCCATGATTTCGGCGACAGCTACATCGCGGTGCTCGGTGAGGAGCGCGGCCTTCCGTCCTACCCCATCGGCACCTGGATGCGCCTCGGCCTCAAGCCCTCGACCGGCTCGGATTCGCCGGTCTGCTCGCCCGATCCCTTCCCGAACCTCCACGCCATGGTGACGCGCCAGACCGGCAAGGGCACGGTGATGGAGGCATCCGAGACGCTCAGCCGTGAGGAGGCCCTGCAGGCCTATACCGAATACGGCGCCTATTCGCAGAAGGCGGAAGGCGTGAAGGGCCGGCTCGTGCCCGGCCAGTGGGCGGACATCGCCGTCTTCGACAACGATCTTCTGGAGGCCCCGACGGAGACCATTCTCTCAGGCACGCGCTGCCTGCTGACCCTGCTTGCAGGCCGCGTCGTGCACGATGCGCGCTGA
- a CDS encoding ABC transporter permease: MRLGFNFWLGAGLTALVILAGVLAPWIAPFDPVLDADLMNSELPPDATFWFGTDGQGRDVYTRILYGAQISLTVGIVSQVINSIIGVTLGMTAGYWGGWWDDLVNGLTNVMLAIPSLIFALAVMAVLGPGLPSLLVALGLTNWSWTCRIARSSTLSLKSQGYVQAAQTLGYGDLRIMFTQILPNMMGPILVMATLGMGSAVLSEAALSFLGLGIQPPFPSWGSMLTDARQLIQLAPWVALFPGLAIFLSVLGFNLLGDGLRDSLDPHMRTRRP, translated from the coding sequence ATGCGTCTCGGCTTCAACTTCTGGCTCGGCGCGGGGCTGACAGCGCTGGTGATCCTCGCTGGCGTCCTCGCCCCGTGGATCGCGCCCTTCGACCCGGTGCTCGACGCGGACCTGATGAATTCCGAGCTGCCGCCGGATGCGACCTTCTGGTTCGGCACGGACGGGCAGGGGCGCGACGTCTATACCCGCATCCTCTACGGCGCGCAGATCTCGCTGACGGTCGGCATCGTCTCGCAGGTGATCAATTCGATCATCGGCGTCACGCTCGGCATGACCGCCGGCTATTGGGGCGGCTGGTGGGACGACCTCGTCAACGGCCTCACCAATGTCATGCTCGCCATCCCCTCGCTGATCTTCGCGCTCGCCGTGATGGCGGTGCTCGGCCCGGGCCTGCCCTCGCTCCTCGTCGCGCTCGGTCTCACCAACTGGAGCTGGACCTGCCGTATCGCCCGTTCCTCGACGCTCTCGCTGAAATCGCAGGGCTATGTGCAGGCGGCGCAGACGCTCGGCTACGGGGACCTGCGCATCATGTTCACGCAGATCCTGCCCAACATGATGGGGCCGATCCTCGTCATGGCGACGCTCGGCATGGGCTCGGCGGTGCTGTCGGAAGCGGCGCTCTCCTTCCTCGGCCTCGGCATCCAGCCGCCGTTCCCGAGCTGGGGCTCGATGCTGACGGATGCGCGCCAGCTCATCCAGCTCGCGCCCTGGGTGGCGCTCTTCCCTGGCCTTGCCATCTTCCTCTCCGTGCTCGGCTTCAACCTTCTCGGCGACGGCCTGCGCGACAGCCTCGACCCGCATATGAGGACGCGCAGGCCATGA